DNA sequence from the Acinonyx jubatus isolate Ajub_Pintada_27869175 chromosome A3, VMU_Ajub_asm_v1.0, whole genome shotgun sequence genome:
aataacaattttactGAGATAGAATACATACCATACATTTCACCCATTTAAACTATACATTTCAGTGACGTCATGTATGTTGAGagtgcaaccatcaccacgatgttatctttttaatctttaaattttttttttttttttttttttttttttttagagagagagtgcacagaggagggcagagacagagagacagagagaatcccaaagagatttttttgcCCAATCTGGactttcatttaaatggaatcatacaatatgtggtcttttccatttagcataatgtttttgaggttcatccatgttgtggcatggaCCAGGacctccttcctttttatggccaactaataaTCAATTCTATGGCTCtatcacaatttatccattcatcagttgatggacatttgggttgtttccactttcctgctattatgaacaatgctactatgaatattcatgtgcaagttttatgtggatgtatgttttcatttctcttgggtaaatactggGAGTGAAAGTGCTGGGTTATATTGTAACCCTTTCCTCATAACTTCGCGTATTGAAATGACATTCAGAATCAAATTCAGTGTGACTTCATCATGTTCCACTGTCCCCCACCCAGAATGGAACAGTTTCCTAGTTCTGCTCTTGTCCAGTGCCTCAGTATTATGCTTACCAATTTGCCTTGGGAGCTCAGTTTTCCCTGTGTGGCTCTTTCGATGAATTTCTGGAAAGCAGGGACAGGCTCTCTCATTTTTGTCTACCCCAAGGCAGTGAGCCTACTGATCTGCATAAAGCAGGAACTCTGTAAATGCTTTTGAATCGGtgggaaataaaagtattaagGATTTCATATGCTTGATCCTACAAAATGTGTCTAATACTAAATAATAATGTTCACTTTCAAATTTCAACAGTTAAATGgcaaataacactaaaaaaaggGGTATTTAAGGGAAACAAATTTTGTACATTAAAGTCTATTCATTTTGAATTGTAGAAGCTCCAGTattttggatttatattttaggaaaatgaaagACTTTAGAAATTATAGATTGgactttgaaaataaacaaagcactcaaaaaaaaaaaaaggaaacaaagcacaatataaataaaagtaaatgacaaCACGACATATTATGtttcaaattttacataaatttcacTGAAGCAAATTCAAATTCcctaaagcaaatttaaaaattctaatgtttTGCTTATCTTGGTTTTCATTATTGTCTAGTTTTGAAATCAGTAAAGGCTTAtgttaataaaagtaaatttttactCATATTGgaagcctgtattttttttttaagtttattatgtatttttgagaggaaaagaaagtacaagcaggggaagaacagagagagagggagagagaatcccaagcaggctccatgatgtcagtgcagagccagatgcagggctccatttcatgatgacctgagccaaaatcaatagttggacgcttaactgactgagccacgcaggcgccctggAAGCCTGTATTTTTAATTGTCAATGGATAAGAATAAGGAATGTTTCCCATTCTCCAAGGTAAGCCTAGTTTTAAGCCTTGACCTGGAAATGCGAACCACAAATCTGGTGGAGTCATGGATTCTATCAAAATTATTCCCATATTCTGAGCATGAAcgtattaaaaatattcttggcCATTAGGCAGGTGGATGGTTGTCCCCACAGTCAGTAGTAGAAAAGGAAGCTGGTGACTAACTCCATTCCATCTGAAACAACCCACATGGCTTTGGGAATGACTGCATGGATGGCAGTATACTGGCTGAAATGACGGGAGAGTATCTGACTGTAATTCCCAGGAAAGATGAACTCCTTTGTTTCAGCtattaatacaattttattgttaagtgaaaaagtaaatatttaatactatTATACAACAGTATAAGCTCtagtattttatatgtgtgtttatattcataaaaataatgcttCATTTTCTGGAGGCCCAGAAGTTAACTAGTGTAGTGATTCTCAAgttttgctgcatctcagagtCAAAGGTGGTCACGCTCAGGCCACAGTGACCAATTACATCAGAACCTCTGCCGATGGgaaactgtcagcgcagagcctgatgtggggcttcaactcacgaaatTGTGATGAtgaagagtcaaacacttaaccgactgagccacccaggcaccccttgtattatcatttttaaagctccccaagcTAAACTTGAGAACAAATGGATTAGGTTATATTAGGGCAAAGGCTGATACAAGTTGTGCTATTGATTATCTTAACTTATGCAAATACAGGTTATGCTTTTGCTCTGTTCTTGTGTATACTGTTTCTAAAAGAAGAGGCTGATCTCTTGCTCAGTGGTACTGAAAGAGAGGTTAGCTATAAAACTGGATCCCCAAGAATGTAACAGTGCTCTGTATTTAACCTGTAGCATTAGTCCTAATGCACAGGTGCTTATCAGATGTATTCTTAGCACTTTATACAAATACAGATATCTAGAAACTACCCTAGACTAGCCGAATCAAAATCACTACGGGTGGTACCTGAGcttgtgaactttaaaaaaagttcaggATTTTTGATGCCCAATTTTGTCTGAAGATATCTAGAGGTGTGCTACATGGTATGTCCTTAGCTATATGTGGTGACATTATAGAGAAGcagattttagaaaaataactttaaaaatcacttatagCTACCCAGCAATGGAACAATCCATTTTAAGGCAGTGAGTTCTCTGTGGCTGGAGAAATAAAGGCAGAGGTTAGATTGCAAACTGCTGGGAATGTTGTCCAAGGGCTCCCAAATTTAGGAAGTACTTGGATAACCTGATAGTTAAGATTACTTCCAATTCTAAAGTTTCTTTAGCTAAAACTTGCAATCTTCACTTATAGTGGATATACACACTGTCATGAAAACTCATGATTTACCCACAAGtatcataattattttgtttctgaaattggCTAGAATGAAGTAGTGTTAATGGAACATGGCCTGACATCAGTCTTATTGAGGGGgatgcttttccttcctcctatCTGCATGGAGGGAAGGGACTTTTTCTTGCTCCTTGGGAGAGAGAAGTATGGGAGCAAGCTCTGTGAACCGTCATTCATTCCCTCTCAACAGAGAAGTGTCTTATCTGAGATGTGATTTTAGGAGAAGGAACTTAGCACGTGTGGCCCCGCCCCTAGTGGGTCCTCTCTCCTTGAAAGCTAAATGCTCTCAGAAGGCAAAGGTAGGCTCCATCCCCGGCAAGGCAGAGGTCTGCAGTTGTGTCCAGTCAGGGAGATATTTTAGGGAGCCTAATAGGAGAACAAGTCAACCTTGCTCTCTATCTCAACGTCACTGATAATAAAGCTGACATGTTgatctctctctgactcccatGTCTTACTTCTCACTTTGTTCCAAAGTGAAGAGAGGAATGAGGGAGTTACCTATTGGTGTCCTTGAGCCCCATAGCATCACAACAGAGTCACAAATTGTGTTTGCCCATGTCTATAACACTTGCGTTCTGAAAcagcattgttattttttttttgaaatcaatGAACAACTATAAAGTACAAAGTGCTTCTAAAatcacaaaaagaacaaaacatataaaaaggCCCTCTTTCTTTAACTGGCATAATTTGGGAATTCTAACTgctcaattgtttatttttagaaaacagtaaCATTTTCCAAGTTTCTACTTTATTGAGAATAATCTTAGTCATGATCTGCAGAAGTTGGTCCTGGGCAATTTGAAGAGAGGTCTTCTTTATCTGTAATGTatgtgaggaaaataaaagattaatactAGTATAGTAAACTACTCTAGAAAATTAGTTCAACATAACATGTAAACACATGTAGCTGTGTTTGCTACTTACTGAGCTAAACTGGGAAAAGATACAACCATAACCAACAATTCTTTACTGTCAAGTGTAAAGtccttaaattcaagttaacaggGCCAACTTGGGGAGAATGTGTTAGAAGGGAAAGTGCTTGGCCCTATAAGGTATCTGGCAAATTTTAAActcatttctttccttataataataaaaaaaaaatggagtggaTTTCAGTATTCTGAAACAATATTCTATCTACATAAAAGCTAAttctaaaaatctgaaatatCTTGCAAGTAATGCAGCTGaagaaagaatctttaaaaataaagcatgaaaaaaattcatCCTCAAGTAActaaaaaattcttccttttgaaatAGAGAACTGAAAAATTCCCTTCTGCACATTTAGTTTCTGAAAAGGCCTCAATTATTTCTATATGTACCACTGCTTTAAGACATTGACCCCACACTGCCATTTGGATGAAATAAGAAATTTCCATTGTCTATGGGAAATGTGActtacacacacgtgcacacacacacacacaaaatcaaagttaaaaaatcaaagagcatttgtgttcaatatttttaaaaagtgcaaagtATCCTCTTACCTTCATAGGCTGTTCCACACCAAATACAATACAGATGTTCTTCTCTTAAATAACCAgtcaatatttgtaatttttccagTACCTACATGTAGGACACAGGCACATTAATAGTTCAAATTGAACATAATCTTGGTATTCTGGTCTCTTGGATCCTGCCAAATAAGCCCAAGGCCATAAATCTTCTGCTACTCTCTTAACCATGTAGGATAGGTATCAAGGGAAGAATATATTAGAACGTGTCCCAGTTTACCAGCCACCCTGATATTTTCACATGTTTGACAGACACAAAGAGACCACTTGTTAACATTTGGAGAATACATTTGGGCTGGCTCTTATTTTAATCAGGATCCTTTAAAAACCTCCCTCTACTTCAAAGAACCTACCTTCCCAGATGGAATGAGAGTGAACACTGCCTCCCTTTGTCATTAAAGTTCTCATCAATGGTCTCCCAGTTAAGTGGAACACTGGTTTTTCAAATTGCAAATGTTTCCTATAAAAttcttacacacaaaaaaacacagaaatgggaTTCCTTTCTTGAATAATTTCCACTTCCTTTGAGCTgtgtctttttgctttgtttatggGTGGAGGAGAGAGGTATTCATTAGAATCACTTCCTGAGGTTTAACAGGCTACAAAGTAGaaattaagataatttatatttgtgGCTCATCTGTCATCCAAACTGAAGCTGAGAGTGTAAACCGAAgctaaaggaagaaattatataatGGTTTGGGGTCAATAAAATAACCCTATAATATAGTAGTTCTCAACTAGAGGTGATTTTTCCCCTCGGGGaaatttagcaatgtctggaaatatttttgattgtcacaaggGGGAAGTGCAACAGGCACctggtgggtggaggccagggatgctgttagaACAGTGTGCCCCAACAAATAATTACCCAGCTCAAAATGTGAATGGTACCAAGGCATACACTTAAGACACCCTGCTCGAGGAACTGGTACCAAAACATACACTCAAGTCTTCACTCTTATATTCATCTTCATcgtgttctttttcttcctcttcctcttcctcggTTTCCACTTCAAGCCCCAACCAGTACCATGCTTCCCTAGGAACCtgaatattctgaaaataaagaattattccCAATTAAACACAGCTAACCAGAAGACGATCACAAGTACGTTCATATCGACATGGATTCTTTctttcaatgaaatatttactgattGCTGCTTCAAAAGTAAAGCCCTGGGCTGTATGAACCATAGGGATGAAGACTCAGTTCAAGTATTGTCCCCCAGTGGCTGCCAGTCTATTAGGGAAATAAGCCATGGGTATACATATCTTAATGGgaataaaataacacacataaGAGGGATgtaggtgaggggatgggcatgaaggagggcacttgttgggatgaacactgggtgtcatatgtaagaggtgaatcattgggttctactcctgaagccaagactacactgtatgttaattaacttgaattaaaaaaaaaaaaatctcatgagaTTTGGTTTTAGATCTCGCGAGATTTACTTGTacagcacgcacacacacacacaaactacacATCAGTTAGGAAAGTGTCATGACGCAAAATAAAGTGCTATGGGAATACAGAAAAGTGAGAGATTGCTTCCAGAGATCTATTTACATAGAAGGGAAATGTTTTAGAGACTTTAATTGAAGTCATTTTATTCTAATggaaagatcaaaataaaaaaattgcaaaatgaaatacaaataaaaccaaaaacagaattttaaaaacagccaaAATATATAGTAATCTACCATGATTTTACTAGTTAGGGACACAAGAGGTACTGAAGATGGACTAAAAATAGGCTATTCATCAAATATTCTGGTGGACAGAATTTCCACACACACTAGCTCTGAGTCTCCAATATCCAAATAAAGCAGAGAAcgattaaatataaaaatgttatttgagcCTTATTGGGTGATTCAGACTACTCCGGTTCCTGCAGCGACCAGGTCATCGTCATGAGTGTCAACCATCAAAGATCAGCCCTGCATGTTAAATGAAAGCTTTAATAGGTAGCGGGCTAGATACCACAGGcctggagtttcttttctttcttttttcctaattacGTGGCAAATCACACTGGGCGCCGAAAAACCTTTCCAAACGGAACACAGGTGAAAGGCTTGCCTTCTGAGTATCCAACTGCTGGCAGGCTCGCTGGCTTCTTCTAAGGTCCCCTTCCAGCTTCACTTCATCCTGCTTATGTTTCAATCGCAGTCTAATCGAAAGAAAACAATAGTCTACCGAGAGTCTGCCCTCCCTTTATCCATTTAAATGCCCAACTACCAGAAAACATCACAACAAACACGGGGTAAAACCCAAAATAGCTCAAATACCAAGTGTTACCGAAACTGCTCTGCGGCTTTTTCTTCGGCTTGGGTTTTCATGTGGATCTTTCTCCTATAGTTTTCTAGTTTTTCCTCTGCTTTCCGCTTCAGTAATGCCTCATGACCAATGCCACTTTTCCCTGTTCAAAGAGCAAACTGCTTTAGAACCTGATGACTTCACACTTCAAAACACGACCTCTAACCAGGTGCAAATTACACACAATTCTGATTTGAGTACAATCACTCAAAATCATTTGACATGAAAacactggagatttttttttcctaaacccaAACACACAATTTGAGTTTTACAAAGATCATTAGTCTGACTTAATGAGATAGTCACACAATACAAAATTCCTTAAATTGGGAAAACAGTATCAACTATCATACttccatataaatataataaccaaataaaatatgtctttttctccttaattCATCCAAAGTCTTAAGAAAAACATTGAATGGATAAGTCTGTCTCAGAATACTTTCagtacattcctttttttttttttaatgtttatttatttagagacatagcacaagcagggaagagagggagacagaaagaatcctaagcagactctgcactgttagtgggaagcctgacacggggctcaaactcacaacctgtgagatcatgacctgagtcgaaatcaagactcaaacgctaaactgactgagccaccaaggcaccccttagCACATTTCAATGGGCAAAAAATAGCTTTGCATTTTTAATGGTTATGATTCCCCCCCATATTTTtaggatttaaattttattttatactcaaactgttatttttagtttaaaatattgagaagtttaactaagaaatattttactgGGGGCTTCCTAGGATAAGAACTGTAACAGTGCTaccacaaaaaaaacccatttagTATGCAAGTTTATGTGCTAGATCTAAGCATAAGTTATTATTACTGGTAAATATGCTCAGAAATAATTATATACCTGTTTTGACGTTGAGAGGAATTGGTTCAACAATACCACCTCctaagaaaagagaacaaaacacacacatgacTTTAGAACTTCTTCCTCAAACTACAGGTGAGCGTAGTATGCAGCTTTACAATGTTCTATACATAACCCTTCCAGTTTCGATGCCATTTGAAATTGAAATCTGAACATGAATACTCTATAATCAACCACCTCCCTTGCCTTCAAATATCTACTCCTCAGTAAGACTGACCCACAGCCTCCTATGCCATCTGAAGTTAGGGTTTCAGGAAGGGAAAACACTGATATATGTCCAAGAAAGTGGCAGCTTCCAGAGAAAGCAAAGCCTTGCTCGGTGAAGATCAAAGCAATtataataaggaagaaaagaaaaatggcttaCAGAATCTACTATGAATGTATGGCCTCTACACCTTCCTAAATAGGGAGGCGAGAATGGAGCTTCTCCAACCACGCGCTCACTGGGGTACCTGGCACAGGTACAGAGCGAGCAGGGCGGTGTCCTGCCATCATCCTCAATGTTGCTTCACTGTCCTTTGGCTGTTGTACTTCTCAACCCTTCTCTTATCACCATTGTTAGCTGCTGCCTCCGTTGTAAGCCTCGTCCATCCCCACTGTTGGTGCCTTGAAGGCGAAGTGGGGCTGGTAAGTAGCTCTTGATGACACACACTTGTCTAAAGTGGTGTAGGAAGACACCGTTCTCTATATGCTTGTTACACCTAGTAGCTATGTTGCTTTACTTTCTGTGTAGATGGATAAGGAGTCCTCTCTGGCACTCATCAATAGAGCACCATTTGGTGGTTAGGAACCCCTGCTTATGTCCAGATGGAACTTACCACTTTTGCCAAGGGCCTGACCACTTTTATATCCCATCTTTTGGAGCAAAGCAAACCCTTTGTTTTCACAGCCTAGTGCATTCTTCAATCCAATGTCACgtctttcttgttcttcttcttttaaactCTTCTGTCTGTTTTTCAAATTAGCTTCctgttgcttttcttcttttcgaCGGGCTTCTCGGATTTGCCTCAGCATTGGCAATCCTGGTCTGATGTCTTGTCTAAAGAATAATGGAGAAGGTTATTTTAGATGAGGACATGCAGTTTTCTCATAACTTTGCTACTTACTTACCTGACGCTACTTAATATTTCAGGACCACCACGATGACCAcctttgttttcattgatcttaGAACATAATCAGTGACCTCTGAGAATGgctattttagtaaaaataatgaaagctgGTGCCAGATTGTAGGAAGCTAAAGAAAATAGAGAGTTGAAGAAACAGTAATTTTAGACTAATTTTTCTAGGAGgttggaaataataaagagccaAGCTGAATACGAGCTAGAAGAGACAGTAAgatgaaataaagcaaaagtgtAAACTTGCTTGGAAGAGGAAAATAACAAGAATCAAGGGCAGAAGTCAAATGTTTAGcattaaaagggaagaaaaggctcCTGGTATCTTTGTACAGAAATGTAGGAGGTGTTTCCACAAAGCAACAAAACTGACTTTTCAACTCACATTTAAAATCAATGTCATCACTTAGGAGTCTACATTAATGTCTTATATATATCACTACATGAGGTGTGCAAATTTACTTACTGGACATTAATGAAGGAATCAGACATATAGTCCTCTTCTTCCGCCATGTTCAACTTCATATGGCAAAAGTATCTACAAATCAAAGAGGATAAAGTAACAgcacctttttttgttgttgtttggtcgACAATGGAAATAAACCTTTCTCTGGAGCTCTACCACACATTCAAGTGCCTTCTGACATCTTTCTGTGGGAAGCTCTCCAACGACTCGTTCTCTTCCATTCCAAACCCCCGTTATCCcctaattttttcaaataaatgtcgCTACAATCTCCCCATTCCTGACCTCGTATAGCCCTCTGCCAATTCTTCCTCTACAATATCCTTCAAAAGCTTTTTTCCTATAGTCGTGACCATTGCTTCAGTTCAGGCATTTCTTTCTCACCCGAACTATTACAACAACTTCCTAATTAGTTTCATTGTGTGTGGCCTCTCCTCTTCCAGTGCATCCCCTACACCCtctgcagtgttttttttttttaaagacaactttttttttttttttatttttttttatttggggctcctgggtggctcagttggttatgcatccaattttggctcaggtcatgatctcatggttcctgagttctccttcagatcctctgtctccctctctctgcccctccccaacttgctctctctctctcaaaaataaaataaacattaaaaaaagtttaaagtttattttttttttagtaatctttacacccaaagtggggctcaaactcacaaccctgagatcaagtgttgcatgctcTTCCTGCTGAGCCAGCCTCTCCAGAGTGGTTTTATAAAAAACATAAGTCAGGTCATTTAATCTGTCTATTTCAATCCCTCAATAAACTTTACTCTGCAGGCCCTGGAGGACTAGTCACTCTAACACTGTAGCAGGAGGGATCCTTCAAAATCTCACCCCTGACGCTCCTTTAGGGCTCCATATTCAAGTCACATGGGTTTCTCATTGTTCTCTGAACATACACAgacatttccttcctccttggcCTAAGCTCCCCTCCTTCACGAAACCCATCCTAACCATTCCAGGCCTCTCTCTACAGCACTCCATGTTCAAGCTGTCCACTTGGAACTTGGTATACTTAACATCTCACTTATACGGAGACATTTTTGGGGAGAGTTTCCATCCAAAATAGTTAAAatcatgtaattattttctcttacagGGATAAAATAGTTATCCAAAAAAGCACATCTCAAACTTTATTATGTATATGAATTGCTTCAGGATCTTCTTAAAATCCAGAGTCTGATTCTGAGCTAGAGCTTGAAGTTTTGTATTTCTAATAGGCTCCCAGATGATATCAATGCTTCTGGTCTAGAAGCTAGTTACAGAAGGCAGTCATTTGCTGCAGTACACACAGGCTGTTTTGGCCCACCCACCATCCTTTTCTTTGGGAACCCAACCCTCTGCCCTCCACTGGGTTCTAGTGGAGGGTGGCAAGCTCTGTCTTCTATACTTCCCTGGGCACAAGATGGCCAATTATAGTTCACTATGTCCCAGCAACAGAGGAGGTGATGACCTAACCAGGTCAGATAAGCATGTCTTATGGGGGAAAAGAGATCTCTTCACTGGGGTTTCTGAACAGAGAGTATGTGAAGGTGGGCTCCAAAGGGCCATCTTCCTGGCCATATGAAGAGATCCCACTTGCAGAATGAAGCCAGatagaaaaaatgggcaaagatagGCCTGACACCTTGCTTAGCCACACCCCCACGGGACACAGCAGCGATAAAAATTAAGCCATGAATGAAAGTTCAGCTAAGCCGTATTAAACTAGGGTTGGTAAATTTCATGCCAGCCACTGCGGTCATACAATTAACCCGAATTAATAGACCCACAGCATAAAGCGTGTTATAGaggaacccctccccaccccgcactAAAGTTAAATTTTAACTCAGCTGTAAAAAGCTAcagttaacataaaaatatggCACGAAAGTAACTTAACACCTCTGACCACACGATAGCTAAGACCCAAACTGGGATTAGATACCCCACTACGCTTAACCCTAAACTTAGATAGCTAACTAAACAAATCTGTCTGCCAGAGAACTAGCGACAGCTTAAAACTCAAAGGACTTTGCAGTGCTTTATTTTATATCCCTCTAGAGGAGCCTGTTCTATAATCGATAAATCCCAATATACCTCACCACCCTTTGCTAATCCAGTCTGTATACCGCCATCTTCAGCAAAccgtaaaaaggaagaaaagtaagcaCAAGTATCTTAACATAAAAAAGTTAGGTCAAGCTGTAACCTATGAGGTGGGAAGTAATGGGCTACATTTTCTATCCTAGAACACTTTTCCATGAAAAGTCCTTATGAAATTAAGAACCAAAGGAGGATTTAGTAGTAAATTGAGAAGAGAGAGCTCAATTGAATTGGGCCACGAAGCACGCACACACTACCCGTCACCCTCCTCAAGTGACAAAACCCAAAGACAATCTATTCAAACTATAAAAAACACAAGAGGAGACAAGTCGTAACAAGGTAAGCATACTGGAAAGTATGCTTGGGTAAAACGAGATGCAGCTTAAACAAAGCATCTGGCTTACACCCAGAAGATTTCATATCAAACTGGCCATCTTGAGCCAAAACTAGCCCAAATAACCATAAATTCAActaatgtaaaacaataaatcaaaacatttagTTAATTTATAGAAGTATAGGACCATATAGCCCTAATTATTGTAGCAGTTCTTATCCAAACACCATGAAGCTATTTAGGAGCAACAGCCCTAATAATTGCCCACAGATTAACATCATCAATACTATTCTGTCTCGCAAACTCAAACTATGAACGAGTACATAGCCAAACGATAATCCTAGCATGAGGTCTGCAAACACTCCTCCCCTTAATAGCTGCCTGATGACTACTAGCCAGCCTTGCAAATCTAGCCCTACACCCTACAATTAATCTAGTTGGAGAACTATCTGTAGTAATAGCCTCATCCTCATGATCCAATATTACTATTATCCTCATAGGCACACACATTATTATTACAGCCCTATATTTCCCCTTATATACTAATCACAACCCAACGGGGCAAATACACACACCATATCAAAAGCACTAAACCATCATTTACATGAGAAAATGCCGTAATAACTCTCCACCTACTCCCGCTCCTACTCCTATCACTAAATCCCAAAATCGTTCTAGGTCCTATTTACTGTAAATAtagtttaataaaaacattagattGGTTAGTCTAATAATAGAAGTTTGAATCTTCCTATTTACTGAAAAGGTATGCAAGAACTGCTAATTCATGTCTCCATGCATAAA
Encoded proteins:
- the GPATCH11 gene encoding G patch domain-containing protein 11; this encodes MKLNMAEEEDYMSDSFINVQQDIRPGLPMLRQIREARRKEEKQQEANLKNRQKSLKEEEQERRDIGLKNALGCENKGFALLQKMGYKSGQALGKSGGGIVEPIPLNVKTGKSGIGHEALLKRKAEEKLENYRRKIHMKTQAEEKAAEQFRLRLKHKQDEVKLEGDLRRSQRACQQLDTQKNIQVPREAWYWLGLEVETEEEEEEEKEHDEDEYKSEDLSVLEKLQILTGYLREEHLYCIWCGTAYEDKEDLSSNCPGPTSADHD